One genomic segment of Microbacterium maritypicum includes these proteins:
- a CDS encoding CoA transferase, which yields MPAPTDDRRSPRASANGESDEGGQRRAGVDLLARVQRELDLSVTEPVLPSDRAVPLPSRLATGDLAWASVSAAMLAAGRSPASLDPERIATAYRSDRVLTISGQAPPVWSVYSGFWRTSDGWIRTHGNYPHHAAGLRAGLRLRHDAAVDAVRDALGERTTTAAVADITTAGGLAVAVAAEEPAVDRALREHPLLELVRIDTTPASHAPRATAATPPPPASLPLQGMRVLDLTRVIAGPVCSRTLAMLGADVLRIDPPHLPEPEWQHLDTGHGKRSAVLDARTSRLQEMLAHADAVVLGYRPAALDRLGLQPEVLARRYPRLVVAQLSAWGVENPERAGFDSLVQAASGISFIESADGDRPGALPAQALDHSAGYLLAAAVSALLRRRPQEEGSWIVRASLRRVAAELLGMPRSGEPAAEVEFDTRPHVARFDVDGTALVTARPALAGFEYRAPHKWGSDQPTW from the coding sequence ATGCCTGCGCCCACGGATGATCGTCGCTCCCCTCGTGCATCCGCGAACGGGGAATCGGACGAAGGCGGACAGCGTCGTGCTGGTGTCGATCTGCTCGCGCGCGTGCAGCGTGAGCTCGACCTCTCGGTCACAGAGCCCGTCCTCCCGTCGGACCGCGCCGTCCCTCTTCCGTCCCGATTGGCCACGGGTGATCTCGCCTGGGCGAGCGTCAGCGCAGCGATGCTCGCTGCCGGGCGCTCCCCCGCTTCCCTCGATCCCGAGCGCATCGCCACGGCCTACCGGAGCGACAGGGTTCTCACCATCAGCGGCCAGGCTCCCCCTGTCTGGTCCGTGTACTCAGGTTTCTGGCGAACGTCGGACGGATGGATCCGCACCCACGGGAACTACCCGCACCATGCGGCCGGCCTGCGCGCGGGGCTGCGTCTTCGGCACGATGCCGCAGTCGACGCTGTTCGCGATGCGCTCGGAGAGCGGACGACCACGGCCGCCGTCGCCGACATCACGACCGCGGGCGGTCTGGCGGTCGCGGTCGCCGCGGAGGAGCCCGCCGTCGATCGCGCACTCCGCGAGCATCCGCTGCTCGAGCTGGTTCGCATCGACACGACACCGGCTTCGCATGCGCCCCGGGCTACGGCGGCGACGCCGCCGCCGCCGGCTTCGCTCCCCCTCCAGGGCATGCGCGTACTCGATCTCACGAGAGTCATCGCTGGTCCGGTCTGCTCACGCACGCTCGCCATGCTCGGTGCCGACGTGCTGCGTATCGATCCCCCGCATTTGCCCGAGCCGGAGTGGCAGCACCTCGACACCGGACACGGCAAGCGATCCGCGGTGCTGGACGCGCGCACGTCTCGGCTGCAGGAGATGCTCGCGCACGCCGATGCCGTCGTACTCGGCTACCGCCCCGCTGCTCTCGACAGGCTCGGGCTGCAGCCGGAAGTGCTCGCGCGCCGATATCCGCGTCTGGTCGTCGCGCAGCTCAGCGCTTGGGGCGTGGAGAATCCCGAGCGGGCAGGGTTCGACAGCCTCGTTCAGGCGGCGAGCGGAATCTCGTTCATCGAGTCGGCGGACGGCGACCGCCCCGGTGCGCTTCCGGCCCAGGCTCTCGACCACAGCGCCGGCTACCTGCTCGCTGCGGCGGTGTCCGCTTTGCTGCGCCGCCGCCCACAGGAGGAAGGTTCGTGGATCGTGCGCGCCTCACTCCGTCGCGTCGCGGCGGAACTGCTCGGGATGCCCCGCAGCGGAGAACCCGCAGCCGAGGTCGAGTTCGACACACGGCCGCATGTGGCGCGATTCGATGTCGACGGAACGGCTCTCGTCACCGCTCGTCCTGCACTGGCGGGCTTCGAGTATCGGGCGCCGCACAAGTGGGGTTCGGATCAGCCCACCTGGTGA
- a CDS encoding DUF4184 family protein, whose amino-acid sequence MPFTPSHALVALPFIRTPLVPAAIAIGAMTPDLPLFVRGVGLNYSFTHTFGNVVWTALLAFALFLIWRVVLRPAVPELVPLWLARRLPDDWDDRGLAAVRSAVGVGQKRAYPFLLAVSFVLGVLSHIVWDLFTHEGRWGVEAIPGLEEMWGPLPGFKWLQHGSSLIGLAIIGIWALLWLLRQAPRTTVASSSPTWMRVAWWASLPVILVGAWVGGLVVFGPLDAEFTVQHLAYRVLPPACAIWGAITFVLCLVLSMRGRRHQVG is encoded by the coding sequence ATGCCGTTCACTCCCAGCCACGCACTGGTCGCGCTGCCGTTCATCCGTACGCCGCTGGTGCCGGCGGCGATCGCGATCGGCGCGATGACACCCGATCTCCCGTTGTTCGTCCGCGGCGTCGGGCTGAACTACTCGTTCACCCACACGTTCGGCAATGTCGTGTGGACCGCACTGCTCGCGTTCGCGTTGTTCCTGATCTGGCGCGTCGTCCTGCGTCCGGCGGTTCCCGAGCTGGTTCCGCTGTGGCTGGCGCGACGCCTGCCCGACGACTGGGATGACAGGGGTCTCGCCGCGGTGCGGTCGGCGGTCGGCGTCGGGCAGAAGCGCGCGTATCCGTTCCTGCTCGCTGTGTCGTTCGTGCTCGGAGTGCTCTCGCACATCGTGTGGGACCTCTTCACGCATGAGGGACGCTGGGGTGTCGAGGCGATTCCCGGACTCGAGGAGATGTGGGGCCCGCTCCCCGGATTCAAGTGGCTGCAGCACGGGTCGAGTCTGATCGGCCTCGCGATCATCGGGATCTGGGCATTGCTGTGGCTTCTTCGGCAGGCTCCCCGCACGACGGTCGCGTCGTCGTCACCGACCTGGATGCGCGTGGCATGGTGGGCCTCGCTCCCCGTGATCCTGGTCGGCGCGTGGGTCGGCGGACTCGTCGTCTTCGGTCCGCTGGATGCGGAGTTCACGGTTCAGCACCTCGCCTACCGGGTTCTCCCGCCGGCGTGTGCGATCTGGGGCGCGATCACGTTCGTGCTCTGCCTCGTTCTCTCGATGCGCGGGCGCCGTCACCAGGTGGGCTGA
- a CDS encoding SatD family protein has product MVIAVLADIVGSRRLDDRTAAQRVLDDTIAGVEADLPLATQPLTPTVGDEQQGVYLDLGDALVSLLMIQLRLPDGIAFRFGIGVGEVRPVESVHGELADGPGWYAARAAIETVHAREGRAVPRTRTWIVGAPRQDEVMESTIAASNAYLLVRDELVGAMSERERRLTYGRLLGRSQQELAAEEGITQPSVSKSLRTAGTAALIEGVAALRGERA; this is encoded by the coding sequence ATGGTCATCGCGGTACTCGCTGACATCGTGGGCTCTCGGCGGCTCGACGATCGCACTGCCGCGCAACGCGTCCTCGACGACACCATCGCCGGAGTCGAAGCCGATCTCCCGCTGGCGACGCAGCCGCTCACGCCCACCGTAGGAGACGAGCAGCAGGGTGTCTACCTCGACCTGGGTGACGCGCTGGTGTCGCTCCTGATGATCCAGCTGAGGCTGCCCGACGGCATCGCCTTCCGGTTCGGCATCGGAGTGGGCGAGGTGCGGCCGGTCGAATCCGTCCACGGCGAGCTCGCCGACGGACCGGGGTGGTACGCGGCTCGGGCCGCGATCGAGACCGTGCACGCGCGCGAGGGACGTGCCGTGCCACGCACGCGGACCTGGATTGTCGGAGCCCCCCGGCAGGATGAGGTCATGGAGAGCACGATCGCCGCCTCGAACGCCTACCTCCTCGTCCGCGACGAGCTGGTCGGTGCGATGAGCGAGCGCGAACGGCGCCTGACCTACGGCCGCCTGCTCGGACGATCGCAGCAGGAACTCGCGGCCGAAGAAGGCATCACGCAGCCCAGCGTCTCGAAGTCGCTGCGCACCGCCGGCACGGCGGCGCTCATCGAGGGCGTCGCTGCACTCCGAGGGGAACGCGCATGA
- a CDS encoding DUF1349 domain-containing protein: MPESHIIPWSDGTWTNAPASPSELPAGSEHLDVTAVEGSDAWRHTAYGFVHDTEHALLAPFAVGEAMEVSFRAPWDGQFDQAGVFVRIDDEHWMKTGLEYADDHLGLGAVVTAGGSDWSVGHVDEWLESEITVRVSRWADSLIVRARADDDPWRLVRVAPFDGQATASAGPFLAAPTRTGLTVRFTRWERSAADTELH, from the coding sequence ATGCCTGAATCGCACATCATCCCCTGGTCCGACGGAACCTGGACGAACGCTCCCGCCTCCCCCTCCGAACTGCCGGCCGGATCCGAACACCTCGACGTCACGGCTGTAGAGGGCAGCGACGCCTGGCGGCACACCGCCTACGGCTTCGTGCACGACACCGAACACGCGCTGCTCGCCCCGTTCGCCGTCGGAGAGGCGATGGAGGTCTCGTTCCGCGCGCCGTGGGACGGCCAGTTCGACCAGGCAGGGGTGTTCGTGCGCATCGACGACGAGCACTGGATGAAGACCGGTCTCGAATACGCCGACGACCATCTCGGGCTCGGTGCCGTGGTCACCGCCGGCGGCTCCGACTGGTCGGTCGGTCACGTCGACGAGTGGCTCGAGAGCGAGATCACGGTGCGCGTCAGTCGCTGGGCGGACTCGCTGATCGTGCGCGCTCGCGCCGACGACGACCCCTGGCGTCTCGTCAGGGTGGCACCGTTCGACGGACAGGCCACGGCTTCGGCCGGGCCCTTCCTCGCGGCGCCGACCCGCACCGGACTCACGGTGCGGTTCACCCGATGGGAGCGGTCGGCGGCCGACACCGAGCTGCACTGA
- the tyrS gene encoding tyrosine--tRNA ligase — translation MSTPALTTAPQAIDPTFENVWDELVWRGLVHVSTDQEALRALLAGDPITYYCGFDPTAPSLHLGNLVQLLTLRRIQLAGHKPLGLVGGSTGLIGDPRPTAERTLNTRETVEEWVGRLRAQVERYLSFEGDNAARIVNNLDWTAPLSAIDFLREIGKYFRVGTMLKKDAVAARLNSDEGISYTEFSYQILQGMDFLELYRQYDCVLQTGGSDQWGNLTSGTDLIRRSEGVSVHAIGTPLITNSDGTKFGKSEGNAIWLDADMCSPYRMYQFWLSTADSDVIDRLKVFTFLSRAEIEEFAELVATEPFRRAAQKRLALEVVATVHGVEAAAAVIAASEALFGQGDLTALDADTLRTALEELPHATVAAGTPVVEALVETGLVASLSEARRAITQGGVTLDGERVEDEAATVQGLLPGGVSVLRRGKKTLAGVFLG, via the coding sequence GTGTCAACTCCCGCTCTGACGACCGCACCCCAGGCGATCGACCCCACGTTCGAGAACGTGTGGGACGAACTCGTGTGGCGTGGCCTGGTCCATGTGTCCACCGACCAGGAGGCGCTGCGCGCCCTGCTCGCGGGAGACCCCATCACGTATTACTGCGGGTTCGATCCGACGGCGCCGAGCCTGCACCTCGGCAACCTCGTGCAGCTGCTGACCCTTCGTCGCATCCAGCTCGCCGGCCACAAGCCGCTCGGTCTCGTCGGCGGATCGACCGGACTCATCGGCGACCCGCGTCCCACAGCCGAGCGCACGCTGAACACGCGGGAGACCGTCGAGGAGTGGGTCGGACGCCTGCGGGCGCAGGTCGAGCGTTACCTCAGCTTCGAGGGTGACAACGCCGCCCGCATCGTCAACAACCTCGACTGGACCGCACCGTTGAGTGCGATCGACTTCCTGCGTGAGATCGGCAAGTACTTCCGCGTCGGCACGATGCTCAAGAAGGATGCGGTCGCTGCGCGACTGAACTCCGACGAGGGCATCAGCTACACAGAGTTCAGCTACCAGATCCTCCAGGGCATGGACTTCCTCGAGCTGTACCGGCAGTACGACTGCGTGCTGCAGACGGGCGGGTCGGATCAGTGGGGCAACCTCACGAGCGGCACCGACCTCATCCGTCGTTCCGAGGGAGTGTCGGTGCATGCCATCGGTACCCCGCTGATCACGAACAGCGACGGCACCAAGTTCGGCAAGAGCGAGGGCAACGCCATCTGGCTCGACGCCGACATGTGCAGTCCGTACCGGATGTACCAGTTCTGGTTGAGCACGGCGGATAGCGACGTGATCGACCGCCTGAAGGTCTTCACATTCCTCAGCAGGGCCGAGATCGAGGAGTTCGCGGAGCTCGTGGCCACGGAGCCGTTCCGTCGCGCTGCCCAGAAGCGCCTTGCGCTCGAGGTGGTCGCGACCGTGCACGGTGTCGAGGCGGCTGCGGCCGTGATCGCGGCATCCGAGGCGCTGTTCGGTCAGGGAGACCTGACCGCACTGGATGCGGATACGCTCCGCACTGCGCTCGAAGAGCTCCCGCACGCCACGGTCGCCGCCGGTACTCCGGTGGTCGAGGCGCTGGTCGAGACCGGGCTCGTGGCGAGCCTCTCCGAGGCGAGGCGCGCGATCACCCAGGGCGGTGTCACGCTCGACGGCGAACGCGTCGAAGACGAGGCAGCCACGGTTCAGGGCCTACTTCCCGGCGGCGTCTCCGTCCTCCGCCGCGGCAAGAAGACCCTCGCCGGCGTCTTCCTCGGCTGA
- the argH gene encoding argininosuccinate lyase translates to MSDSTHEGTNEGALWGARFATGPSPELVELSRSTHFDWILAPYDIAGSHAHATALAAAGYLEPDEAQRMHEGLDAVARKVADGTLRPVPTDEDVHGALEQALIAELGPELGGRLRAGRSRNDQIATLVRMYLIDHARVIARDILRVIDALVAQAEAHPGAILPGRTHLQHAQPVLLAHHLQAHGWPLVRELERLVDWRRRAGVSPYGGGALAGSTLGLDPALVATELGLDRPAENSLDGTAARDVVAEFAFITAMTGVDISRLSEEIILWNTREFGFVTLDDGYSTGSSIMPQKKNPDIAELARGKSGRLIGNLSGLLATLKGLPLAYNRDLQEDKEPVFDSVQTLEVVLPAFAGMIATLRFDTERMAALAPQGFSLATDVAEWLVKRRVPFRDAHEISGALVRACEEQGIGLEDASDELLLSVSPHLVPEVREILTIEGSVASRTGVGGTAPVRVAEQRAELVARAQAAAHALGL, encoded by the coding sequence ATGAGCGATTCGACGCACGAAGGCACCAACGAGGGCGCGCTCTGGGGCGCCCGCTTCGCCACGGGCCCCTCGCCCGAGCTGGTGGAGCTGAGCCGCTCCACGCATTTCGACTGGATCCTCGCGCCGTACGACATCGCCGGTTCGCATGCTCACGCCACCGCGCTCGCCGCAGCCGGGTACCTCGAACCCGATGAGGCGCAGCGGATGCACGAGGGACTGGATGCTGTGGCGCGCAAGGTCGCCGACGGCACTCTGCGCCCTGTGCCGACGGATGAGGACGTGCACGGCGCACTCGAGCAGGCGCTGATCGCCGAGCTGGGACCGGAGCTGGGCGGACGCCTGCGCGCCGGTCGCAGCCGCAACGACCAGATCGCCACTCTCGTGCGCATGTATCTGATCGACCACGCGCGCGTGATCGCCCGCGACATCCTGCGGGTGATCGATGCGCTGGTCGCCCAGGCCGAGGCGCACCCGGGAGCGATCCTCCCCGGACGCACGCACCTGCAGCATGCGCAGCCGGTGCTGCTCGCCCACCACCTCCAGGCACACGGTTGGCCGCTGGTGCGTGAGCTCGAGAGGCTCGTGGACTGGCGTCGCCGCGCCGGTGTCTCGCCCTACGGCGGGGGAGCGCTGGCGGGTTCCACGCTCGGCCTCGATCCCGCACTCGTGGCGACCGAGCTGGGCCTCGACCGCCCCGCCGAGAACTCGCTCGACGGCACCGCCGCCCGCGATGTGGTGGCGGAGTTCGCCTTCATCACGGCGATGACCGGCGTCGACATCTCGCGCCTGTCCGAGGAGATCATCCTCTGGAACACCCGCGAGTTCGGCTTCGTCACTCTCGACGACGGCTACTCGACCGGGTCGAGCATCATGCCGCAGAAGAAGAACCCCGATATCGCGGAGCTCGCGCGAGGCAAGTCCGGGCGCCTCATCGGCAACCTCTCGGGGCTGCTGGCCACCCTCAAGGGCCTCCCGCTCGCGTACAACCGCGATCTGCAGGAGGACAAGGAGCCGGTGTTCGATTCGGTGCAGACGCTCGAGGTCGTGCTCCCCGCTTTCGCAGGCATGATCGCGACGCTGCGTTTCGACACCGAGCGCATGGCGGCGCTGGCACCGCAGGGCTTCTCCCTCGCGACCGACGTCGCGGAGTGGCTGGTGAAGCGTCGGGTGCCGTTCCGCGACGCCCATGAGATCTCGGGCGCGCTCGTGCGTGCATGCGAGGAGCAGGGGATCGGTCTGGAGGACGCCTCCGACGAACTGCTGCTCTCGGTGTCTCCGCATCTCGTGCCCGAGGTGCGTGAAATCCTCACGATCGAGGGATCGGTCGCGTCCCGGACCGGCGTCGGCGGTACCGCCCCGGTCCGGGTCGCGGAGCAGCGGGCAGAGCTCGTCGCGCGCGCACAGGCCGCCGCCCACGCTCTCGGGCTCTAG